The DNA sequence GGCGATCAGGTCGTTGAGCCGCAGCATGACGAAGCCGTGTACCAGTGACCAGGCGGCGAGCGCCGCACCCTCGGGATCGGACCGCGAGCGGGCGTCGGTCAGGGTGGCGACGCCCCGGCGGAGTTCTTCGCCCGCGGCCGCTTTCGCTTCGGCCAGTTCGAGATCCGCCTCGTCGATCAGCGACTTGTCGAACATCACCTCGTAGTGGCCCGGATGGTCCAGCGCGAAGCGGACGTACGCGCCTGCCGCGTTGAGGAATTCCGGGCGGGCGCCGGCGAGCGCTTCGGCGAGCATCCGCCAGCCCTGGGCGGCCAGCGCCGTGAACAGCCCCCGGCGATCGGTGAAGTGGTGCGCGGGCGCGGCGTGCGACACCCCCGCCGCGCGGGCGAGTTCCCGCAGCGAGACACCGTCGGCGCCCCGTTCGGCGACCAGCCGCGCGGCATGGGCGAGGATCACCGATCTCAGGTCACCGTGGTGGTAACTCGACTTGGCCACCCGGCCATCCTAGTCTTGACAGTGTCAAGTTGTTCAGGCGTAGGCCTCCGGGTCGGCGGTCGCGAGCACCCAGGCGTACTGGAAGGCGGCTTCCTTCCAGCGCTCGTAGCGGCCGCTGATCCCCCCGTGTCCGGCCACCATCTCGGTCTTGAGCAGCACCGGATTCGCGTCGGTCTTGGTATGACGAAGCGCCGCCACCCATTTGGCGGGCTCGACGTAGTAGACCCGGGTGTCGTTGAGCGAGGTCATTGCGAGGATCGGCGGGTACTCCTTGGCCACGACGTTCTCGTACGGCGAGTAGGACTTCATGTAGTGGTAGACGATCTCGTCCTCGAGGGGGTTGCCCCACTCGTCCCATTCGGTCACCGTCAGCGGCAGCGACGGGTCGAGGATCGTGGTCAACGGGTCCACGAACGGCACCTGCGCGAGGAAACCGGCGAAGAGTTCGGGCGCCAGGTTGGCGACCGCGCCGATCAGCAACCCGCCCGCACTGCCGCCGAGCGCCACCAGGTTCTGCGGCCGCGTGACGTCGGTGGCGATGAGATGCCTTGCCACAGCGATGAAGTCGGTGAACGTGTTGCCCTTCTCCAACAGCTTGCCGTGTTCGTACCACGGTCGGCCCAGCTCGCCGCCTCCGCGGACGTGCGCGACGGCGAACACCATGCCCCGGTCGAGCAGCGAGAGCCGGGCGATCGAGAAGCGCGGGTCCTCGCACGCTTCGTAGGCGCCGTAGCCGTACAGCAGCGTCGGGGCGGGGAACTGCAGGCCCGCCCGGTGGACGATCGAGATCGGCACCCGCGCACCGTCGGGGGCGACCGCCCACTCGCGCCGTTCGACGTAATCCTCGGGCCGGTACCCGCCGAGCACCGGCTGCTCGCGCAGCAGCGTCCGCTCCCCGGTGCCCAGATCGATGTCGTAGATCCGCACCGGCGTGACGAACGACGTCGCGCCGACACGGAGTTTCGGTGCGGCCCAGTTGGGGTTGGCGCCCAGGCCCGCCGACGTCAGCTCGGTGTCGAACGTGATGTCCTCGGCGCGGCCGTAGCTGCCGTCCGCACCGAGCGGCCACAGCTGGATCTTGGGCAGCGCCTCCTCGCGGTAACTGAGGACGAGGTGTCCGGCGAAGGCGTCGACGGCGTCGAGTCGCACGTCCTCACGGT is a window from the Mycolicibacterium litorale genome containing:
- a CDS encoding TetR/AcrR family transcriptional regulator; its protein translation is MAKSSYHHGDLRSVILAHAARLVAERGADGVSLRELARAAGVSHAAPAHHFTDRRGLFTALAAQGWRMLAEALAGARPEFLNAAGAYVRFALDHPGHYEVMFDKSLIDEADLELAEAKAAAGEELRRGVATLTDARSRSDPEGAALAAWSLVHGFVMLRLNDLIAAEADPMDQIERAAQMLFAG
- a CDS encoding S9 family peptidase is translated as MSATPPVAKRVEQRREHHGDVFLDHYEWLRDKSDPEVIAHLEAENAYTEAQTAHLAPLRQKIFDEIKARTKETDLSVPTRRGQWWYYGRSFEGKQYGVHCRCPVSDPDDWSPPLLDENTTVPGEQVLLDENVEAEGHEYFALGAASVSIDGNILAYSVDTVGDERYTLRFRDLRTGELYDDTIAGIGAGATWAADNRTVYYTTVDDAWRPDTIWRHRLGAGLPAERVYHEPDEKYWLGVGRTRSDKYLIIAAGSAVTSEVRYGDAADPDAEFTVVWPRRDGVEYSVEHAVVGGEDRFLIMHNDGAENFALVDAPVTDPTAVRTLIEHREDVRLDAVDAFAGHLVLSYREEALPKIQLWPLGADGSYGRAEDITFDTELTSAGLGANPNWAAPKLRVGATSFVTPVRIYDIDLGTGERTLLREQPVLGGYRPEDYVERREWAVAPDGARVPISIVHRAGLQFPAPTLLYGYGAYEACEDPRFSIARLSLLDRGMVFAVAHVRGGGELGRPWYEHGKLLEKGNTFTDFIAVARHLIATDVTRPQNLVALGGSAGGLLIGAVANLAPELFAGFLAQVPFVDPLTTILDPSLPLTVTEWDEWGNPLEDEIVYHYMKSYSPYENVVAKEYPPILAMTSLNDTRVYYVEPAKWVAALRHTKTDANPVLLKTEMVAGHGGISGRYERWKEAAFQYAWVLATADPEAYA